One Microbacterium sp. W4I20 DNA window includes the following coding sequences:
- a CDS encoding ribose-phosphate diphosphokinase, translating to MARKKKIVDLDRDNGIAPGLVAKTKKRLVIAGGRSHPALTAAVAESLGTEIAPTEHRTFASGEIYARFEVSIRGCDLFLFQTFGEPVNEWLMETLIMIDAAKRASAKRITVVAPYYPYSRQDKKGRGREPISARLVADLLKTAGADRVMSVDLHAAQIQGFFDGPVDHLFAKPVLLEHFQRTLSPADREILTVVSPDMGRVRVADTWSDSLGAPLAIIHKRRDPKVANQVSVHEIVGTVEGRTCLLVDDMIDTGGTIVKAAQALKAAGAHRVIVAATHAIFSDPAHERLQDESIDEVVVTDTIPLTESRRWDRLTILPIAPLLARAVHEVFEDGSVTSMFGGDA from the coding sequence ATGGCGCGCAAGAAGAAGATCGTCGATCTGGATCGCGACAACGGCATCGCTCCGGGTCTGGTCGCGAAGACCAAGAAGCGCCTGGTCATCGCGGGAGGGCGTTCGCATCCCGCGCTCACCGCAGCGGTCGCGGAGTCGCTCGGCACCGAGATCGCGCCGACCGAGCACCGCACCTTCGCCTCGGGCGAGATCTACGCCCGATTCGAGGTCTCGATCCGCGGCTGCGACCTCTTCCTCTTCCAGACGTTCGGCGAGCCGGTCAACGAGTGGCTCATGGAGACGCTCATCATGATCGACGCCGCCAAGCGCGCGTCCGCCAAGCGGATCACCGTCGTGGCGCCCTACTACCCCTACTCTCGTCAGGACAAGAAGGGCCGTGGGCGCGAGCCGATCAGCGCGCGCCTCGTCGCCGATCTGCTCAAGACGGCCGGCGCCGACCGCGTGATGAGCGTCGACCTGCACGCCGCGCAGATCCAGGGGTTCTTCGACGGCCCCGTCGACCATCTGTTCGCGAAGCCGGTCCTCCTCGAGCATTTCCAGCGCACGCTGAGCCCGGCGGACCGCGAGATCCTCACCGTCGTCTCTCCGGACATGGGCCGCGTGCGCGTCGCCGACACCTGGTCGGACAGCCTCGGCGCGCCGCTCGCGATCATCCACAAGCGCCGCGACCCGAAGGTGGCCAATCAGGTCTCCGTGCACGAGATCGTCGGAACCGTCGAGGGTCGCACCTGCCTCCTCGTCGACGACATGATCGACACGGGCGGCACGATCGTCAAGGCCGCCCAGGCGCTGAAGGCCGCGGGGGCGCACCGCGTCATCGTCGCTGCCACGCACGCGATCTTCAGCGACCCGGCGCACGAGCGCCTGCAGGACGAGTCGATCGACGAGGTCGTCGTCACCGACACGATCCCGCTCACCGAGTCCCGCCGCTGGGACCGCCTCACGATCCTCCCGATCGCGCCGCTGCTGGCCCGCGCCGTGCACGAGGTCTTCGAAGACGGCTCTGTCACGAGCATGTTCGGCGGCGACGCGTAA
- a CDS encoding FMN-binding protein: MIRTTVPTSVHKGAALIGVAGLLVLAGCSAPADTDEPTNGAGTGSDESTGSESGGDAAGSYKDGTYTADGQYQTPETVEKISVTLTLADGVVTDVEVTGDPQAPETERYQGEFIDGIADEVEGKSIDELDVSRVAGSSLTSGGFNDAVDAIKEQAAA, translated from the coding sequence ATGATCCGCACGACCGTACCGACCTCTGTCCACAAGGGAGCCGCTCTCATCGGCGTCGCGGGACTCCTCGTCCTCGCCGGCTGCTCCGCACCCGCCGACACCGACGAGCCGACGAACGGCGCCGGCACGGGCTCCGACGAGAGCACCGGCTCCGAGTCCGGCGGTGACGCCGCCGGCAGCTACAAGGACGGCACCTACACCGCCGATGGCCAGTACCAGACGCCCGAGACGGTCGAGAAGATCTCGGTCACGCTGACCCTCGCAGACGGCGTCGTCACCGACGTCGAGGTCACCGGCGACCCGCAGGCCCCCGAGACCGAGCGCTATCAGGGCGAGTTCATCGACGGCATCGCCGACGAGGTCGAGGGCAAGTCCATCGACGAGCTCGACGTGAGCCGCGTGGCCGGCTCCTCGCTCACGAGCGGCGGATTCAACGACGCGGTCGACGCGATCAAGGAGCAGGCCGCGGCCTAG
- a CDS encoding FAD:protein FMN transferase: MATWRFEAIGTGWEIETSVELTDADRAAVAAEIDRFDREWSRFRDDSDVTRLGREGGALASTDARVMLDAYRELSDATGGAVNPLVADSLSALGYDPGYSLIAGEPVSAPADWQDRVSWTDAAATASAPALLDVGALGKGRLVDLVTTVLSGVSGDVVVDAGGDIRVRGAAARIGLEHPFDARKAIGVVSVQDGALCASAVNRRAWGNGLHHVLDARTGVPVRTWAATWAFAPEAMRADAVATALFFDGGPALAAAWGVEWVRMTTDGRVERSPGCPAELFLAGSGRGARPDDQN; the protein is encoded by the coding sequence ATGGCGACCTGGCGGTTCGAGGCGATCGGCACCGGCTGGGAGATCGAGACGTCGGTGGAGTTGACCGATGCCGACCGCGCAGCCGTCGCCGCCGAGATCGATCGGTTCGACCGCGAGTGGTCGCGGTTCCGCGATGACTCCGACGTCACCCGGCTCGGTCGCGAGGGCGGCGCGCTCGCCTCGACGGACGCCCGCGTCATGCTCGACGCCTACCGGGAGCTGTCGGATGCCACCGGTGGGGCCGTGAACCCGCTGGTGGCCGACAGTCTCAGTGCCCTCGGGTACGACCCCGGCTATTCGCTTATCGCCGGGGAGCCGGTGAGTGCGCCGGCCGACTGGCAGGACCGCGTGTCGTGGACGGATGCCGCAGCGACGGCATCCGCTCCCGCACTGCTCGATGTCGGCGCGCTCGGCAAGGGGCGGCTGGTCGACCTCGTCACCACAGTGCTGTCCGGTGTGTCCGGAGACGTCGTGGTCGATGCGGGTGGCGACATCCGGGTGCGGGGTGCGGCCGCCCGCATCGGGCTGGAGCATCCGTTCGACGCCCGCAAGGCGATCGGCGTCGTCAGCGTGCAGGACGGCGCGCTGTGCGCGTCGGCCGTCAACCGTCGGGCGTGGGGGAACGGCCTGCACCATGTGCTCGACGCCCGCACCGGGGTGCCCGTGCGCACCTGGGCCGCCACGTGGGCGTTCGCGCCAGAGGCGATGCGAGCGGATGCCGTCGCGACGGCGCTCTTCTTCGACGGTGGCCCGGCGCTGGCCGCGGCCTGGGGCGTGGAGTGGGTGCGGATGACCACCGACGGCCGGGTCGAGCGATCGCCCGGGTGCCCGGCAGAGCTGTTCCTCGCAGGGTCGGGGCGCGGAGCGCGCCCCGACGATCAGAACTAA
- a CDS encoding FAD-dependent oxidoreductase: protein MISSLAAARQRVLAVLGSLSMYRLVLFALAALAVIAFVLSLLGVIVSPAPLELVVSFVVLAVVISAVDAAAQRILRLPWRIESSLVTALILLFVLRPGLEPASLLGLALAGALASLSKYLIAWRGRHIVNPAAFGAAVVSILGAFGALEWLGTSSSWWVGTPVLTIPVAVLGLAVLWRTEKVRVVLVFLLVAFAVSILRQAVQAQEFDIPFDIVTALQFAVLQSPFLFLGAFMLSEPLTLPPRRHQQFAVAIVVGVLAGWPISVAGLFTLGQERALIIGNLLAFAFALRGSVRLVLERRDFVTPTAQELTFRANGKVNFLPGQYLELDVPHHRPDARGTRREFSIVSAPTDLPTLRIAYKNGDQKHPSSYKRALAAAEPGTTLAVTGTWGDFILPRSESPVLMVAAGIGVTPFVSQLRQLQADGRQRDIVLVYVASEAAELAFRDELAATGVRTFVFTRDEPADLPAHWTWAQGARLDAESLERSVGDLAARHAYISGPPRLIADLTPALQKARSLTTDAFAGY, encoded by the coding sequence GTGATCTCGTCTCTCGCCGCCGCACGCCAGCGGGTCCTCGCGGTCCTGGGCTCGCTGTCGATGTACCGCCTCGTGCTCTTCGCCCTCGCCGCCCTCGCCGTCATCGCGTTCGTGCTGTCGCTGCTCGGCGTGATCGTCTCTCCGGCGCCGCTCGAGCTGGTGGTGTCGTTCGTCGTGCTCGCGGTGGTGATCTCGGCGGTGGACGCCGCAGCCCAGCGCATCCTCCGGCTTCCCTGGCGCATCGAGTCGTCGCTGGTCACCGCGTTGATCCTGCTGTTCGTGCTGCGACCGGGACTGGAGCCGGCGAGCCTGCTCGGTCTCGCGCTGGCCGGCGCTCTCGCGAGCCTCTCCAAGTACCTGATCGCGTGGCGCGGGCGGCACATCGTGAACCCCGCCGCGTTCGGCGCCGCCGTGGTGTCGATCCTGGGCGCGTTCGGCGCACTCGAATGGCTGGGCACCTCCTCGTCGTGGTGGGTGGGCACGCCCGTGCTCACGATCCCCGTGGCCGTCCTCGGGCTGGCCGTGCTGTGGCGCACCGAGAAGGTGCGCGTGGTGCTGGTGTTCCTCCTCGTCGCGTTCGCGGTGTCGATCCTCCGACAGGCCGTGCAGGCGCAGGAGTTCGATATCCCGTTCGACATCGTCACGGCGCTGCAGTTCGCGGTGCTCCAGTCGCCGTTCCTCTTCCTCGGAGCGTTCATGCTCTCCGAGCCGCTCACCCTCCCGCCGCGCCGCCATCAGCAGTTCGCGGTGGCCATCGTGGTCGGCGTGCTGGCCGGATGGCCCATCTCGGTCGCCGGCCTGTTCACGCTGGGTCAGGAGCGGGCCCTGATAATCGGGAACCTGCTGGCGTTCGCCTTCGCCCTGCGCGGGTCGGTGCGGCTGGTGCTGGAGCGGCGCGATTTCGTCACGCCGACGGCGCAGGAGCTGACCTTCCGCGCCAACGGGAAGGTGAACTTCCTCCCCGGCCAGTATCTCGAACTCGACGTCCCCCACCACCGTCCCGATGCGCGAGGCACCAGGCGGGAGTTCAGCATCGTGTCGGCGCCGACCGACCTGCCGACGCTGCGCATCGCGTACAAGAACGGCGATCAGAAGCATCCGTCGAGCTACAAGCGGGCACTCGCCGCGGCCGAGCCCGGCACGACGCTGGCCGTGACCGGCACCTGGGGAGACTTCATCCTCCCTCGCAGCGAGTCGCCGGTGCTCATGGTCGCCGCCGGGATCGGCGTCACCCCCTTCGTCTCCCAGCTGCGCCAGCTGCAGGCCGACGGACGGCAGCGCGACATCGTGCTCGTGTACGTGGCGTCCGAGGCGGCGGAGCTCGCGTTCCGCGATGAGCTGGCCGCGACCGGGGTGCGCACCTTCGTGTTCACCCGCGACGAACCGGCAGACCTGCCCGCGCACTGGACCTGGGCGCAGGGCGCCCGGCTGGACGCCGAGTCGCTCGAGCGGTCCGTCGGCGACCTGGCAGCCCGGCACGCCTACATCTCGGGTCCGCCACGCCTCATCGCGGATCTCACGCCCGCGCTGCAGAAGGCCCGCAGCCTCACGACCGACGCGTTCGCCGGCTACTGA
- a CDS encoding sensor histidine kinase gives MSLQTRLMTAVIGFVSLILVIVAIITSATLGRTMEDQLDQKLSLSAQQHARWASSFDGQQTTAQNVLAGQTVQASGVLFAVLSPLTGASGVIVTSSAEDELTGTLEGLTRQQLQEIVDTLQQSVDTMTDTSPVTVTLTGVGSYRIMALPVGNGAIAVTGLPRDDIQNQLTQLLTVIALATIGGLILLALTTAITIRLGLRPLRAVARTATRVANQQLDRGEVTITERVPAYEADPRTETGLVGAALNKLLDHVNTSLAARQKNEEQMRRFVADASHELRTPLASIRGYSELSLRALRQNPQGADGPDAIESTTSSLERIQAQSLRMTRLVEDLLLLARLDEGRELIYGTVDLTQLALEGLSDARPTGVDHHWVIEVPDEPVTIVGDAGRMHQVVANLLANARTHTPAGTTITLSVGQEGSEAVLRVHDDGPGIDPALRDELFARFARGDSSRARQTGGTGLGLAIVKAIVDGHGGTILATSEPGDTTFTVRLPLTPAATAGTPA, from the coding sequence ATGAGCCTGCAGACACGGCTGATGACCGCCGTGATCGGGTTCGTCTCGCTGATCCTCGTCATCGTCGCGATCATCACCAGCGCCACCCTCGGCCGCACCATGGAGGACCAGCTCGACCAGAAGCTCAGCCTCAGCGCGCAGCAGCACGCCCGCTGGGCGTCATCGTTCGACGGGCAGCAGACGACCGCACAGAACGTGCTGGCCGGGCAGACGGTGCAGGCGTCCGGTGTGCTGTTCGCCGTGCTGAGTCCGCTCACCGGAGCGAGCGGTGTCATCGTGACCAGCAGCGCCGAGGACGAACTCACCGGCACCCTCGAGGGCCTCACCCGCCAGCAGCTGCAGGAGATCGTCGACACGCTGCAGCAGAGCGTCGACACGATGACCGACACCTCGCCGGTGACCGTCACCCTCACCGGCGTCGGGTCGTACCGGATCATGGCCCTGCCGGTGGGCAACGGCGCCATCGCCGTGACCGGCCTTCCCCGCGACGACATCCAGAACCAGCTCACCCAGCTGCTCACCGTGATCGCGCTCGCGACGATCGGCGGCCTGATCCTGCTGGCCCTGACGACAGCGATCACGATCAGACTCGGCCTGCGCCCGCTCCGCGCCGTCGCGAGGACCGCGACCCGCGTTGCCAACCAGCAGCTTGATCGCGGCGAGGTGACCATCACCGAGCGGGTTCCGGCCTACGAGGCCGATCCGCGCACCGAGACCGGTCTCGTGGGCGCCGCGCTCAACAAACTTCTCGATCACGTGAACACCTCGCTCGCCGCCCGCCAGAAGAACGAGGAGCAGATGCGGAGGTTCGTGGCCGACGCCAGTCACGAGCTTCGGACCCCGCTCGCCTCCATCCGCGGCTACTCGGAGCTGTCCCTCCGCGCGCTCCGTCAGAATCCGCAGGGTGCCGACGGCCCGGACGCCATCGAGAGCACGACCTCGTCGCTGGAGCGTATCCAGGCGCAGTCCCTGCGGATGACACGTCTCGTCGAGGATCTGCTGCTGCTGGCCCGACTCGACGAGGGACGCGAACTCATCTACGGCACCGTCGACCTCACCCAGCTCGCTCTGGAGGGCCTGTCGGATGCTCGACCCACCGGGGTCGATCACCACTGGGTGATCGAGGTCCCCGATGAGCCGGTCACGATCGTCGGCGATGCGGGGCGCATGCATCAGGTCGTCGCGAACCTGCTCGCGAACGCGCGCACGCACACCCCCGCGGGCACCACGATCACCCTCAGCGTCGGCCAGGAGGGCTCCGAGGCCGTCCTGCGCGTGCACGACGACGGCCCGGGGATCGATCCCGCGCTCCGCGACGAGCTCTTCGCCCGCTTCGCGCGCGGCGACAGCTCCCGCGCCCGGCAGACCGGTGGCACGGGCCTCGGGCTCGCGATCGTCAAGGCCATCGTCGACGGCCACGGCGGAACGATCCTCGCGACCAGCGAGCCGGGTGACACGACCTTCACGGTGCGCCTGCCGCTCACTCCTGCCGCAACCGCGGGCACCCCGGCCTGA
- a CDS encoding response regulator transcription factor, which yields MTSDLPDLRRPDGSPLRILAVDDEQMLTDLLAMALRMEGWEVRTASSGMEALQVAKEFEPDALVLDIMMPDLDGMAVLKRLREAGSLVPVLFLTAKDAVGDRVAGLTAGGDDYVTKPFSLEEVIARLRAIIRRTGHATADDGQSILRVADLTLNEDSHEVIRDDVEIDLTATEFELLRYLMRNERRVLSKAQILDRVWSYDFGGKSSVVELYISYLRKKIDAGRTPLLHTVRGVGYMIKAPQ from the coding sequence ATGACCAGCGACCTGCCCGATCTTCGCCGTCCTGACGGTTCTCCCCTGCGCATCCTCGCCGTCGACGACGAGCAGATGCTCACCGATCTCCTGGCGATGGCGCTCCGCATGGAGGGCTGGGAGGTGCGCACCGCCTCCTCCGGGATGGAGGCCCTGCAGGTCGCGAAGGAGTTCGAACCGGATGCTCTGGTGCTCGACATCATGATGCCCGATCTCGACGGTATGGCCGTGCTGAAGCGGCTCCGCGAGGCCGGGAGCCTGGTGCCCGTGCTCTTCCTCACCGCGAAGGATGCCGTCGGCGACCGCGTCGCCGGGCTCACCGCCGGCGGGGACGACTACGTCACCAAGCCGTTCAGCCTCGAGGAGGTCATCGCGCGCCTGCGCGCCATCATCCGTCGCACCGGGCACGCCACCGCCGACGACGGACAGTCAATCCTCCGCGTCGCCGACCTCACCCTCAACGAGGACAGCCACGAGGTCATCCGCGACGACGTCGAGATCGACCTCACCGCGACGGAGTTCGAGCTGCTCCGATACCTCATGCGCAACGAGCGGCGCGTGCTGTCGAAGGCACAGATCCTCGACAGGGTCTGGAGCTACGACTTCGGCGGCAAGTCCTCGGTCGTCGAGCTGTACATCTCGTACCTGCGCAAGAAGATCGATGCCGGCCGCACGCCGCTCCTGCACACGGTCCGCGGAGTCGGCTACATGATCAAGGCGCCGCAGTGA
- a CDS encoding acetylxylan esterase, with translation MTGDREEMTEYSLSALLTPPTAPPEPEDFDDFWLSTFAEFGGGRVEWEEVRSLESTETHRVTELRLWSSAGEWAVAYAMVPLSGADVRRGLVVGHGYGGRSGPDLDLVSADTAAIFPCAPGIPTGTPSRFPADPSDHVLAGIAHRDTYSHRFAAADLWRAASVLLDLAPPAARALDYSGTSFGGGIGALALPWDARFRRASFDVPSFGDHPVRLGRRSTGSSEAVRRHLREHPEDRPVLSYFDAAIAARRLHLPVHIGAALLDPAVDPRGQFAVYHALTGARRLTVRANGHLDGPIAELSDQLVAQGAIDFFVLPDERLVRMPKSASTAQGIFTEDA, from the coding sequence ATGACCGGCGATCGTGAAGAGATGACGGAGTACTCGCTGAGCGCTCTGCTGACGCCGCCGACCGCTCCCCCGGAGCCTGAGGACTTCGATGACTTCTGGCTGTCGACGTTCGCGGAGTTCGGCGGCGGCAGGGTCGAGTGGGAGGAGGTGCGTTCCCTCGAGTCGACGGAGACCCACCGGGTGACGGAACTTCGGCTCTGGTCCTCCGCGGGTGAATGGGCGGTCGCCTACGCGATGGTGCCCCTGTCGGGGGCGGACGTCCGCCGCGGTCTCGTGGTGGGACACGGCTACGGAGGCCGGAGCGGCCCCGACCTCGACCTCGTCTCCGCAGACACCGCCGCGATCTTCCCGTGCGCCCCGGGAATCCCTACGGGCACGCCCAGCCGCTTCCCCGCCGATCCCTCCGATCACGTGCTCGCGGGCATCGCGCATCGGGACACCTACTCGCATCGCTTCGCCGCCGCCGACCTGTGGCGGGCGGCGAGCGTCCTGCTCGACCTCGCTCCCCCGGCGGCCCGAGCGCTCGACTACTCGGGCACCAGCTTCGGCGGCGGTATCGGTGCCCTGGCACTGCCCTGGGACGCACGGTTCCGTCGCGCGTCCTTCGACGTGCCGAGCTTCGGCGACCATCCGGTGCGGCTCGGTCGACGGAGCACCGGCAGCAGCGAGGCCGTGCGTCGGCATCTGCGCGAGCATCCCGAAGACCGCCCGGTCCTGAGTTATTTCGATGCCGCCATCGCCGCACGCCGCCTGCATCTGCCCGTTCACATCGGAGCCGCTCTGCTCGACCCCGCGGTCGACCCGCGCGGGCAGTTCGCGGTGTACCACGCCCTCACCGGCGCTCGTCGCCTCACCGTGCGGGCGAACGGACATCTCGACGGACCGATCGCGGAGCTCTCGGACCAGCTCGTCGCGCAGGGCGCGATCGACTTCTTCGTGCTCCCCGACGAGCGCCTGGTCAGGATGCCGAAGTCGGCATCCACCGCACAGGGGATCTTCACAGAAGACGCATAG
- the gndA gene encoding NADP-dependent phosphogluconate dehydrogenase: MPEASANIGVVGLAVMGSNLARNLASREGNTVAIFNRSHAKTQTLLDEHPEAGFVAASTYQEFADSLQKPRTAIIMVKAGGPTDAVIDSLVEVFEPGDIIVDGGNAYFPDTIRREKAVRETGINFVGAGISGGEEGALTGPSIMPGGSDESWVTLGPILKSIAAVAEGEPCVTHVGHDGAGHFVKMVHNGIEYADMQLIAEAYDLIRRGTGKTPAEIADIFAEWNTGELESYLIEITAEVLRQVDAETGKPLVDVIVDQAGAKGTGAWTVQTALSLGVPVSGIAEATFARSLSSHPEQRAVAGALPGPDDEFEVEDEAAFIEDVRLALYASKIVAYSQGFDEIRAGAAEYGWNIDLGAISKIWRGGCIIRAQFLNRIAEAYAETPDLPVLMTAPYFAEVFTRGQASWRRVVVTAAQAGIPAPAFSSSLSYYDGIRADRLPAALVQGQRDFFGAHTYKRIDKEGTFHTLWSGDRTEIEAEDTH; the protein is encoded by the coding sequence GTGCCCGAAGCATCAGCGAACATCGGAGTCGTCGGACTCGCCGTCATGGGTTCGAATCTCGCCCGCAACCTCGCCAGCCGCGAGGGTAACACCGTGGCGATCTTCAACCGCAGCCACGCGAAGACCCAGACGCTCCTGGATGAGCACCCGGAGGCGGGCTTCGTCGCCGCATCGACGTACCAGGAGTTCGCCGACTCGCTGCAGAAGCCGCGCACCGCGATCATCATGGTCAAGGCCGGCGGTCCCACCGACGCTGTCATCGACTCGCTCGTCGAGGTCTTCGAGCCCGGCGACATCATCGTCGACGGCGGCAACGCCTACTTCCCCGACACGATCCGCCGCGAGAAGGCCGTGCGCGAGACCGGCATCAACTTCGTCGGCGCCGGCATCTCGGGCGGCGAAGAGGGCGCGCTCACCGGCCCCTCGATCATGCCCGGCGGCTCCGACGAGTCGTGGGTCACCCTCGGCCCGATCCTGAAGTCGATCGCCGCAGTGGCCGAGGGCGAACCGTGCGTCACCCACGTCGGCCACGACGGCGCCGGCCACTTCGTCAAGATGGTGCACAACGGCATCGAGTACGCCGACATGCAGCTCATCGCCGAGGCCTACGACCTCATCCGCCGCGGCACGGGCAAGACCCCCGCCGAGATCGCCGACATCTTCGCCGAGTGGAACACGGGCGAGCTCGAGTCGTACCTCATCGAGATCACCGCCGAGGTGCTGCGCCAGGTGGATGCTGAGACCGGCAAGCCGCTCGTCGACGTGATCGTCGATCAGGCCGGCGCCAAGGGCACCGGCGCCTGGACCGTGCAGACCGCGCTCTCCCTCGGCGTGCCCGTCTCGGGCATCGCCGAGGCCACGTTCGCCCGCTCGCTCTCCTCGCACCCCGAGCAGCGTGCCGTCGCCGGCGCGCTCCCGGGTCCGGACGACGAGTTCGAGGTCGAGGACGAGGCCGCCTTCATCGAAGACGTGCGCCTCGCGCTGTACGCGTCGAAGATCGTCGCGTACTCGCAGGGCTTCGACGAGATCCGCGCCGGCGCCGCCGAATACGGCTGGAACATCGACCTCGGCGCGATCTCCAAGATCTGGCGCGGCGGCTGCATCATCCGCGCCCAGTTCCTGAACCGCATCGCCGAGGCCTACGCCGAGACGCCGGACCTCCCCGTGCTGATGACCGCCCCGTACTTCGCCGAGGTCTTCACCCGCGGCCAGGCGTCCTGGCGCCGCGTGGTCGTCACCGCCGCGCAGGCCGGCATCCCCGCACCCGCCTTCTCGTCGTCACTGTCGTACTACGACGGCATCCGCGCCGACCGGCTCCCCGCCGCGCTCGTGCAGGGTCAGCGCGACTTCTTCGGCGCGCACACCTACAAGCGCATCGACAAGGAAGGCACCTTCCACACGCTGTGGTCGGGCGACCGCACCGAGATCGAGGCGGAAGACACGCACTGA
- a CDS encoding D-2-hydroxyacid dehydrogenase, producing the protein MVGSESKLRAVVAVPLPEELCRLIETLEPRVEVVSDPALTPPMRGPADWTGDPDFVRTPYQQAAFDAMVDSAEVLFGIPDVDAAALARTVSANPGLRWVMTTAAGGGSTVKAAGLSREDLDRVVFTTSAGVHGGTLAEFAVFAVMAGAKGLPRLLADQRTRTWPDRWEMRQLDEMTVLIVGLGGIGAECARRFHALGATVWGTTRSGEPVDGIDRLVPLDELIEAVRHVDAIVVTLPGTAQTEHLIGAEVLEAAKPGMILTNVGRGTVVDEAALLSALDDGTISFAGLDVFEQEPLDAASPLWSHPNVLVSPHTAALNSREEERIARRFAENATRLLDGRELRAVVDTVEFY; encoded by the coding sequence ATGGTCGGTTCGGAGAGCAAGCTGCGTGCGGTCGTGGCTGTACCGCTGCCCGAGGAGCTCTGCCGGCTCATCGAGACGCTCGAACCGCGTGTGGAGGTCGTCAGCGATCCGGCGCTGACGCCGCCGATGCGAGGGCCCGCGGACTGGACGGGGGATCCGGACTTCGTGCGCACTCCTTACCAGCAGGCCGCCTTCGACGCGATGGTGGATTCGGCCGAGGTCCTCTTCGGGATCCCCGACGTCGATGCGGCGGCGCTCGCCCGCACGGTGAGTGCGAACCCCGGCCTGCGCTGGGTGATGACGACGGCCGCGGGCGGCGGCAGCACCGTGAAGGCGGCCGGGCTCTCGCGGGAGGATCTCGATCGGGTCGTCTTCACGACCAGCGCCGGTGTGCACGGGGGAACGCTCGCGGAATTCGCGGTCTTCGCCGTCATGGCCGGCGCCAAGGGCCTGCCCCGGCTGCTGGCGGATCAGCGTACCCGGACCTGGCCCGACCGCTGGGAGATGCGACAGCTCGACGAGATGACGGTGCTGATCGTCGGGCTCGGTGGGATCGGCGCGGAATGCGCCCGGCGGTTCCACGCCCTCGGGGCGACAGTGTGGGGCACGACGCGGTCCGGGGAGCCCGTCGACGGCATCGATCGCCTGGTGCCGCTCGACGAGCTCATCGAAGCCGTCCGTCACGTCGACGCGATCGTCGTGACGCTGCCGGGAACCGCGCAGACCGAGCACCTGATCGGCGCGGAGGTTCTCGAGGCGGCGAAACCCGGCATGATCTTGACGAACGTCGGACGTGGGACCGTCGTCGACGAGGCTGCGCTGCTGAGCGCGCTGGACGACGGGACGATCTCGTTCGCGGGCCTCGATGTCTTCGAGCAGGAGCCTCTGGATGCCGCGTCGCCGCTGTGGTCTCATCCGAACGTGCTGGTCAGCCCGCATACGGCGGCGCTCAATTCCCGGGAGGAAGAGCGCATCGCCCGCCGCTTCGCCGAGAACGCGACGCGACTGCTGGACGGCCGGGAGCTGCGGGCCGTGGTCGACACGGTCGAGTTCTACTGA
- a CDS encoding 50S ribosomal protein L25/general stress protein Ctc has product MSEDTKVHAELRESFGKGFARRLRAAGKIPAVIYGHGTEPVHVALPGHQVGLIIRRANALLELDIEGKEQLALVKDVQKDPVHQVIEHIDLLVVRKGEKVTIDVPVIVTGEPAPGTVVNQDANTLSIEAEATHIPQNLEVSVEGLEEGAHITAADVKLPKGSTLLADPEVLIVAIAVPAEQDLGEETEAAEGTEAAEGAEGDAAAEDAAAE; this is encoded by the coding sequence ATGTCTGAAGACACCAAGGTCCACGCCGAGCTCCGCGAGAGCTTCGGCAAGGGCTTCGCCCGTCGCCTCCGCGCCGCCGGCAAGATTCCCGCCGTCATCTACGGCCACGGCACCGAGCCGGTGCACGTCGCACTGCCCGGCCACCAGGTCGGACTCATCATCCGTCGCGCCAACGCGCTGCTCGAGCTCGACATCGAGGGCAAGGAGCAGCTCGCGCTGGTCAAGGACGTGCAGAAGGACCCCGTGCACCAGGTGATCGAGCACATCGATCTGCTCGTCGTCCGCAAGGGCGAGAAGGTCACGATCGACGTTCCGGTCATCGTCACCGGCGAGCCCGCGCCGGGCACGGTCGTCAACCAGGACGCGAACACCCTGTCGATCGAGGCAGAGGCCACGCACATCCCGCAGAACCTCGAGGTCTCCGTCGAGGGTCTCGAAGAGGGCGCGCACATCACCGCCGCAGACGTGAAGCTCCCCAAGGGTTCGACGCTGCTGGCCGACCCCGAGGTGCTCATCGTCGCGATCGCGGTTCCCGCCGAGCAGGACCTCGGTGAGGAGACCGAGGCCGCCGAGGGCACTGAGGCTGCAGAAGGCGCCGAGGGCGACGCTGCCGCTGAGGACGCCGCCGCGGAGTGA